ATTTGACAAAATTAATACAATTCTAAGTAAGGCTTCATTAAATGCTCTTTTTTTCTTTAGAAAAGCAAGTAATTCCGCGGGACAATTCCGTGCTCGGACTTGTCCCGCGACACCTATCATTCCTGTGGCGTAATTACAAAACCGATTTCACCTTGAAGGGCAACTTTACCATCAACTTTGGCAACAGCCTTTCCGGTTCCAAAAACCCGCTCACCCATTTTCTTTTGAGCAATCATATCAACCCGCAATTCCAAAGTATCACCTGGAACGACTTGCTGACGGATTTTCACTTTATCAATTGACGTAAACATTCCCAGTTTACCTCTATGTTCTTCCTGCGCTAACATACCTACACAACCAACTTGTGCCAAGGCCTCAACAATTAATACACCCGGCATAACTTGGTACTGCGGAAAATGACCAACAAAATGCGGTTCATTAGCAGTCACGTTCTTCTTGCCGACAATATAAAATTGCCCTTCTTCATTCTCGCCAACCTCAGTAATTACATCAACAAGTAAAAACGGGTAGCGATGAGGAATAATCTCTTTAATTTGTTCATTATTATAAACAATTGCCATACTCTTTTCTCCTCCTAAATTACATATGAAAATATTGTTTGAAAGCGATTGAAATCGTAGGAAGCTGTATAGACTTGCGAAGGAGCGTATCTAAATATACGTGACTGAACAAGGCTATACAGTTTTCTTAGATTGCGAGCGCTTTTCATCAATATTTTATTCGGAATATTTCTTGAAAATCAAAGTAGCATTATGCCCACCGAAACCTAATGAGTTGCTAAGTGCATACTCAAGGTTTTCAACTTCACGGCCAACCTTTGGCACATAGTCCAAATCAAGTTCCGGATCCACATTTTCAAGACCAGCTGTTGGTGGTACAAAACCCTCGCGGATTGCCTGAATGCAGGCAATCGCTTCAACGCCGCCTGATGCACCTAATAAGTGGCCTGTCATTGATTTAGTTGAACTAATCGGAACATTGTAAGCATGTTCGCCAAGCGCGCGTTTAATCGCGATTGTTTCAAATAAATCGTTATATGGTGTTGAAGTTCCATGGGCATTAATGTAACCAATTGCTTCTGGTTGAATGCCGGCATCATCAATTGCTTGCTCCATTGAACGCGCCGCACCGGCTCCATCCGGAGCCGGGCTGGTCATATGGTAAGCATCACCGCTGGCTCCATACCCTACAATTTCAGCATAGATTGTAGCGCCACGTTTTTTAGCATGCTCAAGTTCTTCTAAAATAAGAACGCCTGCACCTTCACCCATAACAAAACCGTTGCGGTCTTTGTCAAATGGGATTGAAGCGCGGTCAGGATTATCTGAACCACTTAATGCTGTCAGTACTTCGAAGCCTAAAACACCATCGCGAGTGAAGGCTGCTTCGGTACCGCCGGCAATCATGACATCAGCACGATCTGCGGCGATGATTTTAAAAGCATCGCCGATTGAGTGGCTGGCTGCAGCGCAGGCAGTCACGACACTGGTACAGTGTGCTTTGGCTTGGAATTTAATTGAAACATTCCCTGCCGCCATGTTTACCAACATCATTGGTAAGAACAATGGTTGTGGTTTTTTCTTGCCTTGCAAAAACTTTTTATCGTACTGGTCTTCCCAAGTACGCATGCCGCCAACACCGCTACCAAGAATTACACCCATGCGTTCTGGAGTATAGTTTTGATTTTCAACATCAAAACCAGCATCTTTAAATGCTTGCGTTGTTGCTGCTATTGCATAGTGAGTAAACATATCAAAACGTCGCAGTTCCATTCTAGGCACCCAGTCAAGCGGATCGAAATCCTTGATTGTTGCTGCAACTTTTGTTTTCATATCACTAGTATCAAATTCGTCAATCATTTTGATACCGTGTTTCCCGTTTTTCAGGTTTGTCCAAAATGTTTCAACATCGTTTCCGACTGGTGAAATAACACCCATTCCGGTTATAACTACTCGTCTTTCCATACTATTTTTACCTCCAAAATTTACATGACCATGCCGCCGTCAATTGTCAGCGTCTGTCCGGTAATATATGATGCCATATCTGAGCTTAAGAACGCCGCCGCATTAGCAACATCCTCTACGTTTCCTAAAACTTTCATTGGCACTAATGTAAGAATTCCTTCTTTTTGTGCGTCAGTTAATTTATCAGTCATATCTGATTTAATAAACCCTGGCGCTAACGCATTGACACGGATGCTGCGACCGGCAAGTTCTTTGGCTAAAGATTTTGTCATGCCGATAAGTCCTGCTTTCGAAGCTGCATAGTTAATTTGTCCGGCGTTACCAACTAAACCGATAACTGAGGCCATATTTACAATAGAACCTGATTTTTGTTTCAACATAATCGGGGTTACGTTTTTCATCATATTCCATGCACCTTTTAAGTTAACATCGACGACTGCATCAAAGTCTTCTTCTTTCATACGTAACATTAATGTATCACGAGTGATTCCGGCATTATTTACCAAGATATCAATTCTTCCAAAATGCTCAACGGTTTGATTGACGATGCTTGCGGCATCGTCAAATTTTGAGACATCTCCCATAACACAAAACGCATCTACGCCAAAGGCTTTCACTTCTTGAGCAACCGCTTCTGCTTCTGCAAGTCCGGCTTCATTTAAATAATTAATTGAGATACTAGTGCCAAGCTCAGCAAATTTAAGTGCTGTCGCCCGGCCAATACCACGGCTGGCACCAGTAATTAACGCTACTTTGTCTTTTAAGTTTAACATATTTATTTACCTCCTAAAGCAGTCACTGCCGCCTCTAAAGTTTCCTCATTCTCTACTACATAAACCGGAATCTCCGAATTAATTCGTTTAAGAAAGCCGCTTAAAGCTTTACCTGGTCCGATTTCAACAAATGCTTCTACTCCGTCTTCGATCATCGCATGAATCATATCTTCGAAATATACTGGTGAACTGACTTGGCGAACAAGCAGCTCAGCAATATCGTCATTTGATTGAATATAATTACCGGTAACATTTGTCATTACCGGAATATTTGGTTTTTCCATCGTAACTTCTGCCAATGCTTCCGCAAGTTTAACTCCTGCCGGTTGTAACATAGAAGTATGGAACGGGCCGCTGACTTTCAAAGGCATAACCCGAGCTCTTTTTTCTTTTAAAATGCTGCTGGCTGCTTCAACTGCCGCTGGCTGTCCGCCAATAACGATTTGTCCCGGACAGTTAAAGTTAGCTGCTTCAACGATGCCGACACTGCTAGCTTCAGCACATGCGGCCAGAACCGTATCAGGGTCAGCCATCAAAACTGCTGCCATGGTACCCTCACCTGCCGGCACTGCTTCTTGCATGTAACGCCCGCGTTTGTTGACCAGCGGTATCAATTCTTCAAGCTGGAATACACCCGCTGCATACAGCGCGGTGTATTCCCCTAAACTTAATCCCGCAACGACATCCGGTACAATATCTTTTTCTTTCAATACTGAATAAATTGCTACACTGGTCGCTAAAATTGCCGGTTGTGTATATTCAGTTAAATCTAATTGTTCTTTTGGTCCTTCAAAGCAAAGTTCCTCAAGGTTAAACGGGAGCACACTGTTGGCGATATTATACACCGAAAGAGCTGTTTGATAGTTATCAGCCAGCTCTTTTCCCATGCCAACATATTGTGCACCTTGTCCTGCAAACAAAAATGCAATTTTCATATGTTTTCCAACCTTTCAAATAAAAGGGCAGCACGGCCGATATATACTCGTGCAGGTGCTGCCTTTTTTCATAATAAGATTATGCTTGATCGATTTTGTTAACGATGTCGCCAACAGTTACGATTTTTAACAATTCTTCTTCTGGAACTTCGATTCCGAATTCAGCTTCAACGTCCATTACAACTTGCATTACTGATAATGAATCTGCTCCTAAGTCGTCTTGGATTTTTGAATCCATTGTTACTTCTTCAGGATCTACTCCTAATTGGTCTACTAAAATTGCTTTTACTTTATCAAATGTTGTCATTTGTATTTCATCCTTTCGATTCTTGCGATTTTTCATACATGTATATTATATGATATTTGGGCCTACCATTCAACTAAAATTGTTCCCCAAGATAATCCGGCGCCAAATCCGACTAACATGATTCGATCACCTGGTTTTAAAATTTCTGCTTCATCCATTTCGCATAAGGCAATCGGGATTGAAGCAGCTGATGTATTTCCGTACTTATTCATATTGAGAAAGACCTTCGTTTCCGGAATTCCCATGCGCTTAGCGACATAGTTGACAATCCGTTCATTTGCTTGGTGAAAGACAAAGTGATCAATATCTTCCATCGCCAAATTGGCTTTATCCAAGACAATCTCAATTGCTTCCTGTGTTGTTTTAACTGCGAACTTAAAGACTTCTTGTCCCGCCATACGCACATACTGCTGCTTTTCCGGCGGCTGTTCGTCTAGAAACGGCAACGGATCATGCACATTGTAGAGCAATAATGATTCATTTGCATCACGTTTAGTTGATAAGTGACTCGGCCCGATTTGTCGGTGGTCACTTTTACCGATAACTGCTGCCCCGGCACCATCACCAAAGAGTACTGCCGTTGCGCGATCACTCCAGTCAAGGACGCGCGACAAAGTTTCGCTACCAATAACAAGAATATTCGTATATTCGCCGCTAGCCATCATTTTTTCAGCTATGTCCAATCCGTATACAAAGCCGCTGCACGCGACATTAATATCAAAGCACGGGCATTGGTGGTCAGTTTCAAATAATTTGAGTACTGCACCACTGGTTGTTGGCATTACATATTCACTGGTTATCGTTGCTACGATAATCATGTTGATGTCTTCAATAGTTAGTTTGGCTTTTGTTAATGCCGCATCTGCTGCTTTATAAGCCAGCATGGCAGCATCATCATAAGCAACAACCCGTTCACGGATTCCGGTTCGTTGCGAAATCCATT
The Culicoidibacter larvae DNA segment above includes these coding regions:
- the fabZ gene encoding 3-hydroxyacyl-ACP dehydratase FabZ, whose translation is MAIVYNNEQIKEIIPHRYPFLLVDVITEVGENEEGQFYIVGKKNVTANEPHFVGHFPQYQVMPGVLIVEALAQVGCVGMLAQEEHRGKLGMFTSIDKVKIRQQVVPGDTLELRVDMIAQKKMGERVFGTGKAVAKVDGKVALQGEIGFVITPQE
- the fabF gene encoding beta-ketoacyl-ACP synthase II — encoded protein: MERRVVITGMGVISPVGNDVETFWTNLKNGKHGIKMIDEFDTSDMKTKVAATIKDFDPLDWVPRMELRRFDMFTHYAIAATTQAFKDAGFDVENQNYTPERMGVILGSGVGGMRTWEDQYDKKFLQGKKKPQPLFLPMMLVNMAAGNVSIKFQAKAHCTSVVTACAAASHSIGDAFKIIAADRADVMIAGGTEAAFTRDGVLGFEVLTALSGSDNPDRASIPFDKDRNGFVMGEGAGVLILEELEHAKKRGATIYAEIVGYGASGDAYHMTSPAPDGAGAARSMEQAIDDAGIQPEAIGYINAHGTSTPYNDLFETIAIKRALGEHAYNVPISSTKSMTGHLLGASGGVEAIACIQAIREGFVPPTAGLENVDPELDLDYVPKVGREVENLEYALSNSLGFGGHNATLIFKKYSE
- the fabG gene encoding 3-oxoacyl-[acyl-carrier-protein] reductase, coding for MLNLKDKVALITGASRGIGRATALKFAELGTSISINYLNEAGLAEAEAVAQEVKAFGVDAFCVMGDVSKFDDAASIVNQTVEHFGRIDILVNNAGITRDTLMLRMKEEDFDAVVDVNLKGAWNMMKNVTPIMLKQKSGSIVNMASVIGLVGNAGQINYAASKAGLIGMTKSLAKELAGRSIRVNALAPGFIKSDMTDKLTDAQKEGILTLVPMKVLGNVEDVANAAAFLSSDMASYITGQTLTIDGGMVM
- the fabD gene encoding ACP S-malonyltransferase, encoding MKIAFLFAGQGAQYVGMGKELADNYQTALSVYNIANSVLPFNLEELCFEGPKEQLDLTEYTQPAILATSVAIYSVLKEKDIVPDVVAGLSLGEYTALYAAGVFQLEELIPLVNKRGRYMQEAVPAGEGTMAAVLMADPDTVLAACAEASSVGIVEAANFNCPGQIVIGGQPAAVEAASSILKEKRARVMPLKVSGPFHTSMLQPAGVKLAEALAEVTMEKPNIPVMTNVTGNYIQSNDDIAELLVRQVSSPVYFEDMIHAMIEDGVEAFVEIGPGKALSGFLKRINSEIPVYVVENEETLEAAVTALGGK
- the acpP gene encoding acyl carrier protein gives rise to the protein MTTFDKVKAILVDQLGVDPEEVTMDSKIQDDLGADSLSVMQVVMDVEAEFGIEVPEEELLKIVTVGDIVNKIDQA
- a CDS encoding beta-ketoacyl-ACP synthase III produces the protein MSNYGRILGVGKCVDGVVVHNNDLSTIMETSDEWISQRTGIRERVVAYDDAAMLAYKAADAALTKAKLTIEDINMIIVATITSEYVMPTTSGAVLKLFETDHQCPCFDINVACSGFVYGLDIAEKMMASGEYTNILVIGSETLSRVLDWSDRATAVLFGDGAGAAVIGKSDHRQIGPSHLSTKRDANESLLLYNVHDPLPFLDEQPPEKQQYVRMAGQEVFKFAVKTTQEAIEIVLDKANLAMEDIDHFVFHQANERIVNYVAKRMGIPETKVFLNMNKYGNTSAASIPIALCEMDEAEILKPGDRIMLVGFGAGLSWGTILVEW